The nucleotide window TTTTGTGTCGCAATCTGGTAAAACTGGTTTGAAATGGAAAAAAGAATGTAACGCCATACATTTGTGAAAAGTTTTGTCATCTCCGCCTCAAGGGGGGTTAACCGCAAAATGTCTTCAGTAAGGACTCCGAAAAGCTCCCGTGCTTCATTAAACGATTTATCGTCAAAAGCTCCTATTATCTGAGGAAGGCTCTTTAACTCCTCCATAGCCTTACCCTCGGCTATTCTTTCCGGACAGAAGGTCAAAGAGACCCGCTTGCCCTGTGATAACAAGAAATCCCTGATTCTTTCGGTAGTGCCGGGATACACTGTGCTTCTTAGTACTATGTGGTGAGTATCTGTTATATTTTCCATTAAGTTTAAGAACAGCTTTTTGAAAATCGTAAATTGCGGGTTCAGATGCTCATCAACCGGAGTGCCTATCACAATAATAATAAATCTGCAAAGCTTGATGTCGCCGGTGCTGTCAGAGATAAAAAGAGTTTTATTCAGAACCTCTTTAAGGGAATCCTCAGCACCTAATTCCATAAACGGCACAATGCCGGTGGAGACCGCCTTAATTGCCTCAGGGTTTATATCAATCAACAAAACGGTTTTACCCGCTTTTGCCATAGTAATTCCCATAGGCAGCCCTATGTGCCCTAAGCCTCCCACTATACAGAGATCATATGTATAATCCATGGCTGGTCTCTCCTTAAAATCGGCTTCCATACTCCGGCAACCTTTAGCTGCATATTGTACCAAAACAATTTATTAAAATCAATAACGAATTGTGGCCCGAAATCCGATATCGAAAATCCTGTAGCCCGCAACGTACGAAACAGTACGCCTGCGTCGCTTGTTCCTTGCCGCCTCGTTATACTTCTGACTACAACTTGGTATAAAATAAAATGAATCTTAAACCCTTTTATTAATTTTCTTACCCACACAAAACGGAAAGGAAACAAAACATTAAAAAATGAACAATCAATAACACTTGCAACTAAAAAATTTTTCTTCTTAAACATAATTTGGTGAAACATTACAATAATAATGATATAATATTAGGGCTCTGTTAAAAAAGTCTTAACTGATTGGGCGATTATTTGTTATAATTATAAAAGTACAGCCTTAAACATAAGGAGAGATAGATGAGGATAACACCACTGGATATTCAGCAGAAACAATTTCCTGTCAAATTCAGAGGATTTGATGTGGAAGAAGTGTATGCTTTTTTAGAAGTGTTGCGTGAGGAGATGGAAGAGCTGCTGAGAGAAAATACCTCTTTAAAGGAACAAATCCACATAATAGAGGGCCAGCTTAAAGAACATAAGAACATGGAGTCAACACTGAGGGAAACCCTCATAACGGCTCAGCAGATGATAGAGGCTTATAAGAGTAACGCAAGGAAAGAGGCTGAACTGATAACCCGTGAGGCAGAGCTTAAGGCTGATGAAATAATAAAAAGGGCGCAGGAGCGGGTAGTTAAAATCCATGAAGACATTGTTGACTTAAAAGGAATACGCCGGCACTTTAAAGAGGAAATCCGCCGGCTGTCCGAGAAAATAATGAGAGAAATCGAGTTTGACAAAGAGCGTGAGGGAGAGAGCGAGGAGTGGGACGAAAGCCGCCGGCAAAGTTTCGGGCAGGACAGTGACGAAACTTAGCACCCTTAAAGGCGTCTCAGACGTCCTTCCCCCTGAAATATATACATGGAACAGGATTGAGGAAACCTCAAAGGAGGTTTTCAGATTATTTGGGTTTACTGAGATAAAGATACCCATTATTGAACACACAGAATTGTTCATCCGCTCAATTGGTGAAACTACGGATATTGTCGGAAAGGAGATGTACACCTTTACCGATAAGGGGGATAGAAGCATAACCCTGCGCCCTGAGGGCACTGCCTCGGTGGTGCGCAGCTTTGTTGAAAACAACCTGCATCTTTTACCGCCGCCCCAAAAGTTTTACTACTACGGCCCGATGTTTCGGTATGAGCGGCCTCAAAAGGGACGGCTCAGGCAGTTTTACCAAATCGGCGTTGAGGCTATGGGCAGCTCCGGCCCGCTTATGGATGCCGAGGTTGTTGCAATGGCACACATGATTCTTAAGAAATTAAACTTAACCGGCCTCACAATAGAAATTAACTCCATCGGATGTGCCGGCTGCAGGGTTGCTTACAGGGATGCGATAGTTGAGTTTTTTTCCGAAAAAGAAATGCTCTGCGATGACTGCAAGGTACGCATAGTAAAAAACCCACTGAGACTGCTTGACTGTAAGGTGGAGCGCTGTGTAGGGCAAAGAGCCGGCGCCCCTGTAATTTTCGACTTCCTGTGCAGTGATTGCAAGACCCACCACGAAAGCTTTAAAGAGCTGCTTAGTGCAATGGATATAGATTATAAGGAAAACCCCCATATAGTGCGGGGGCTGGATTACTACAACAGGACGGCATTTGAAATAACCGCCGAGCACCTGGGCGCTCAGAAAGCGGTTGCCGCCGGAGGACGTTATGATAACCTTGTTGCCGACTTTGGCGGGCCGGCAACTGCCGCCGTGGGTTTTGCTATCGGAATGGAACGGCTTGTTTCACTTCTGGGAGTAACTGAAAAACACCCCGGTCCGGTTTTTTATATTGCCCCGCTGGGTAAGGAGGCTCAGACAAGAGCCTTAGTACTCTGCCAATCCTTACGCCAAAGGGCAACTCCCACAGAGATGGGAGACGGTGCCCTTTCCCTAAAAAGCCATCTTAAAAAAGCCGATAAGTTACATGCCTCTTGTGTAGCTATCATTGGAGACAATGAACTAAAAACATCACGGGTTCTGTGTAAAAGACTCTCGGACGCCTTTCAGAGAGAAATCCTCATTAATGATACAGAGGCTCTTATTGCTTTTGCAAACAGTGACGGTGGAGAGCGGTTGTGATACACAGCATGACCGGCTACGGCTGCGCCCAGAGGGATAATCTTAAAGTGGAAATCCGCTCGGTCAATCACCGTTATCTTGATATTTCTATAAAAGCTCCGGCCACTATGCTTAAACATGAAATAAAGTTAAGAAACATTCTTAAAGAACACTTAAGCCGTGGACGTGTTGATGTCTATATCAGCACATCTGTACAGGCTTCAGGCACAAGGATAATGGTTAACAGGGAGTTTGTCGGTGCTCTTGTGAATATGTTAAATGAGCTGCGGGAAGAGTTTAAACTCAGCGGTGATGTTGACATTGCCACGGTGCTGTCTTTTAAAGATTCCGTGATAAAGGAAGATGAGGACCCGCAGGAGGATACTTTGGAAGAGACCTTCCGTGAGGCACTCTCCGGCCTTATGGATATGAGAGGCCGGGAGGGACAATACCTGTTTAATATTGTCCAAAGCCGCCTTAATATTCTGGAAAGAACAATCAGAGAAATCAGACAGTGTCAGGGGGCCGCTATGCCGGCGGTTTTTGAAAAACTTCGTATCAAACTCAATGAGCTGCTAAAGGGCTCGGCAATAGATGAAAACCGGTTGCTTCAGGAGGTTGCAATCATCTCGGACAAGATGGACATTTCGGAGGAGATTGAGCGTGTGGAAAGCCATCTGAAACAATTTAACAAAACTCTGTTAAATAATGATAAAATAGGTAAAGGACTTGATTTTATATTACAGGAACTGAGCAGGGAGGCTAATACGATATCCTCAAAGGCGGGGCACTATGACATAGGAGCACAGGCGGTGGCTCTGAAACTGGAGATAGAAAAACTTCGTGAGCAGGTTCAGAACATTGAATAAAATCCGGCAGGCGGGTAATGCGACCAAAAGCAAATAAAGGACGGCTTTATATACTCTCTGCGCCGTCGGGGACAGGAAAGACCACGCTGTGTTCATCATTGTTAAGCCAAGTGGCGGAGCTAAAGGAATCCGTATCCTTCACAACCCGTAAACCCAGGGCAGGTGAGGTACAAGACACAGATTATACGTTTACAACAGTGGATGAATTTAAAAACATGCTTGCCGCGGGGATGTTTATAGAGTGGGCGGAGGTCTTTGGCAACTACTACGGCACTTCTATAAAAAGAATAGACGATATACTCTCCACCGGCTGCGATGTACTGCTTGATATAGACACTCAGGGTGTAAGACAGATTAAGGCCAAACACATAGACGCCGTTTTTATCTTCATCTTACCGCCCTCTCTGGAAATCCTTGAGAAGCGGCTGCGGGGAAGAAATAAGGACTCCGAGGAGGATATCCTCAGAAGGCTCCGTGTGGCAAGGGAGGAGATAAAGGAATGCGTTTTTTATGATTATGTTATTGTAAATGATGTTTTTGACCTGACTTTAAGTCAACTGAAATCGGTAATAATATCAAACCGTCTAAGGGCTGACGGCCTTGACTACCAATGGCTTGAAAACAATTTTGGCATACATTAAAGAGGAGGAGAGATAAGTATGGACTTAATATCATTACCCATTGAGCTTGATGATTCTAAGATAGACGGGCGCTTCAGGCTTGTCAATATTGTAGCGCAGAGAGCAAAGGAATTGTCCCACAAGGGTAAACCCCGAATATCAACCAAAGCCAAACGAATAACCACGATAGCTCTTGAGGAGTCTCTGCACTACATACTTGAGTTCATAACGGGTGATGAGGCTAAGCAGGCAAATGAGGAAGCCAAACGGCTTGATTATAAACGCTTCCTTGAGGAAAAGCGCAGGGAGACCGAGCAGGAGGACCTGTCGGAACTCGAAAAAGACCTCAAGTTCTACCTTACGGAAAAGGAGGAGATCGGCAAGGTGCCTTCAGTAGATATAGAGAGCTTGTTTTCAGATGGGGATAGGCCATACGAGGACGAGTAATAGTGCAGAGAGCCGCTATATTATCTTAGGCGTAACGGGTAGTATTGCGGCGTATAAGGCGCCGGAGCTTGTGCGTGCCTTTAAGGCTGCCTCAATAGGTGTACGTGTTGTGCTGACAGAGTCGGCGGCGCGTTTTGTCTCACCTCTTAGCCTTGAGGTTGTCTCCGGAAATCCGGTTCTTTGTGATACCTTTGCAGAGCCTATGTCACACATAGAGCTTTGCAGGGATGCCGCTTTTTTTTTAACTGCTCCCGCCTCTTTAAACACCATAACCAAGTATGCCCTGCCGCTTGCCGACAACCTCCTTAGTACTATGTTTACGGCCTACAGCGGGCACAGTGCCATAGCCCCTGCAATGAACTCAAAAATGTATGAAAACCCGATATTCAAGCGTCGGCTGGAGTTTCTAAAAAGCACGGGAGTTATTGAGATACCGCCTATGAGCGGCTCACTTGCTTGCGGCGATACCGGTGTGGGCAAAATGGCCGATATAGATACTATCGTATCAATTGTTATGAGTCAGCTCTCCCGCCCAAAAGATATGACGGGAATGAGGGTGCTGGTTACAGCCGGCCCCACCAGAGAGTATATAGACCCTGTAAGATTTATAACTAACCGGTCATCGGGTAAAATGGGCTATGCTTTGGCATATGAGGCGGCAATGCGTGGCGCTGTGGTGACATTAATCAGCGGCCCTGTTTCACTTCCCCCTTTTACTGCAGGGAGGGTTATTAATGTGGAAACCTCCCATGAGATGGAAACAGCAGTGCTTGCTGAGTATAAAAACGCCCACATAGTGGTAAAAGCCGCCGCCGTTTCCGATTTTAAGCCGGATACATTTAGCTCTGGGAAAATAAGCAGACAAGACGGATTTACTTTAACCCTTACCAAAACCGATGATATCCTGGCAAAAATCGCTTCAGAACGTGTTGTGTCTGCAGAGGGTGGGAAAACGCCGTTTATTGCGGGATTTGCTGCAGAGACCGGTGCAAACGTGCAAAGGGCCAAAGAGAAACTCATTAAAAAAGGAATAGACCTCATCGTTTTTAATGATGTTACCGAGGAGGGCGCCGGCTTTGATGTTGACACCAACATTATCTCCATAGTGACGGAGGAGCGGATTCTTAACTATCCAAAGATGAAAAAAGAACAATGTGCAGAAAAAATTCTTGACGCTATACTCAATAACAGGAATCCTTAAAAATGGGCAAAATAGAAAGACATCTTCTTAAAAAAAAGGAAAAGATATTTATGGGAGACGATTACAAGCTCCTTGTTCCCCTTGCCGAGGAATTTAAAAAATATGATATGGCTGAGGCTGTTACAATTCTGAAGTACTGCGTAAAAAAACATCCTGACTATATGAGTGCACACGTAAGCCTTGGCAAAATATATATGGAAAACGGATACACTGAAAGTGCCATAGAGGAGTTTGAAAGGGTAATAAATGTAATACCAAATAACATCCTCTCCCAACGAAAACTTGCCACCCTTTACGAACAAACAGGGCAAATCGGCAAAGCCATAATGTCTCATAAAATGGTTCTTATCCTAAATCCCGGTGACACCGTAGCTACAGAGTCAATCAAGGCTCTCACCGGGAATGATAAGCCGGCGTCCTTGCAAACTGATACCGAACCGTTAAGTGATGCCGAGCTTGAGGCATTAATTAGTGATGATGAGACACCGGAGACGCTTTCAGAGCAAAACCAGCCTGATGAACTGTCAGATTTCGGCACGGAAGCACAGCACATTGAAAAATATAACGAAATGGACGATACGGCAACTGCGGCTATTGCGGCAGAAGTCCTTGCCGACATTGCCCCAACAGAGCCGGAAGTGGTATTAGATGATATTACAGAGGAGCTCTTAAGTGATTCAGGCGATGAAATTGAGCATACTGAAAAACTTGAGGATATAGAGGAAATGATAGCGGCATCACTTGAGGGGGATGTAACGCCGGATATTGCCCCAACAGAGCCGGAAATGGTATTAGATGATATTACTGAGGAGCTCTTAAGTGATTCAGGCGATGAAATACAGTTAAGTGAACACCGCTGGGATTCTACAGATGATACAACAGCAAATGCAGCAGGGGATTTTATTGATGACGGCAGCTTTATTTTAAGCCCAAATGAGCCTGTTTCAGAAGAGGAAGAAGATACCGAGACAATAATTGCAAAAGATAGTGCACA belongs to Nitrospirae bacterium YQR-1 and includes:
- a CDS encoding nucleotide sugar dehydrogenase, which encodes MDYTYDLCIVGGLGHIGLPMGITMAKAGKTVLLIDINPEAIKAVSTGIVPFMELGAEDSLKEVLNKTLFISDSTGDIKLCRFIIIVIGTPVDEHLNPQFTIFKKLFLNLMENITDTHHIVLRSTVYPGTTERIRDFLLSQGKRVSLTFCPERIAEGKAMEELKSLPQIIGAFDDKSFNEARELFGVLTEDILRLTPLEAEMTKLFTNVWRYILFSISNQFYQIATQNDVDFYKVYNAAVHHYPRMAGFAKAGFAAGPCLFKDTMQLAAFSNNNFFLGHAAMLINEGLPNFIVQRLRDSYNLKEKRVGILGMAFKGDIDDERESLSYKLKKILEFEAKDVLCTDPYVSDERLVPLNECIEASEILILGAPHSNYRGLSIDKTKVVIDIWNFFGKGGYF
- a CDS encoding DivIVA domain-containing protein; protein product: MRITPLDIQQKQFPVKFRGFDVEEVYAFLEVLREEMEELLRENTSLKEQIHIIEGQLKEHKNMESTLRETLITAQQMIEAYKSNARKEAELITREAELKADEIIKRAQERVVKIHEDIVDLKGIRRHFKEEIRRLSEKIMREIEFDKEREGESEEWDESRRQSFGQDSDET
- the hisS gene encoding histidine--tRNA ligase; the encoded protein is MTKLSTLKGVSDVLPPEIYTWNRIEETSKEVFRLFGFTEIKIPIIEHTELFIRSIGETTDIVGKEMYTFTDKGDRSITLRPEGTASVVRSFVENNLHLLPPPQKFYYYGPMFRYERPQKGRLRQFYQIGVEAMGSSGPLMDAEVVAMAHMILKKLNLTGLTIEINSIGCAGCRVAYRDAIVEFFSEKEMLCDDCKVRIVKNPLRLLDCKVERCVGQRAGAPVIFDFLCSDCKTHHESFKELLSAMDIDYKENPHIVRGLDYYNRTAFEITAEHLGAQKAVAAGGRYDNLVADFGGPATAAVGFAIGMERLVSLLGVTEKHPGPVFYIAPLGKEAQTRALVLCQSLRQRATPTEMGDGALSLKSHLKKADKLHASCVAIIGDNELKTSRVLCKRLSDAFQREILINDTEALIAFANSDGGERL
- a CDS encoding YicC family protein, with amino-acid sequence MIHSMTGYGCAQRDNLKVEIRSVNHRYLDISIKAPATMLKHEIKLRNILKEHLSRGRVDVYISTSVQASGTRIMVNREFVGALVNMLNELREEFKLSGDVDIATVLSFKDSVIKEDEDPQEDTLEETFREALSGLMDMRGREGQYLFNIVQSRLNILERTIREIRQCQGAAMPAVFEKLRIKLNELLKGSAIDENRLLQEVAIISDKMDISEEIERVESHLKQFNKTLLNNDKIGKGLDFILQELSREANTISSKAGHYDIGAQAVALKLEIEKLREQVQNIE
- the gmk gene encoding guanylate kinase, whose amino-acid sequence is MRPKANKGRLYILSAPSGTGKTTLCSSLLSQVAELKESVSFTTRKPRAGEVQDTDYTFTTVDEFKNMLAAGMFIEWAEVFGNYYGTSIKRIDDILSTGCDVLLDIDTQGVRQIKAKHIDAVFIFILPPSLEILEKRLRGRNKDSEEDILRRLRVAREEIKECVFYDYVIVNDVFDLTLSQLKSVIISNRLRADGLDYQWLENNFGIH
- a CDS encoding DNA-directed RNA polymerase subunit omega, with product MDLISLPIELDDSKIDGRFRLVNIVAQRAKELSHKGKPRISTKAKRITTIALEESLHYILEFITGDEAKQANEEAKRLDYKRFLEEKRRETEQEDLSELEKDLKFYLTEKEEIGKVPSVDIESLFSDGDRPYEDE
- the coaBC gene encoding bifunctional phosphopantothenoylcysteine decarboxylase/phosphopantothenate--cysteine ligase CoaBC, with amino-acid sequence MGIGHTRTSNSAESRYIILGVTGSIAAYKAPELVRAFKAASIGVRVVLTESAARFVSPLSLEVVSGNPVLCDTFAEPMSHIELCRDAAFFLTAPASLNTITKYALPLADNLLSTMFTAYSGHSAIAPAMNSKMYENPIFKRRLEFLKSTGVIEIPPMSGSLACGDTGVGKMADIDTIVSIVMSQLSRPKDMTGMRVLVTAGPTREYIDPVRFITNRSSGKMGYALAYEAAMRGAVVTLISGPVSLPPFTAGRVINVETSHEMETAVLAEYKNAHIVVKAAAVSDFKPDTFSSGKISRQDGFTLTLTKTDDILAKIASERVVSAEGGKTPFIAGFAAETGANVQRAKEKLIKKGIDLIVFNDVTEEGAGFDVDTNIISIVTEERILNYPKMKKEQCAEKILDAILNNRNP